The Balneola sp. DNA segment GGTAGCAATAGGAGTACGTTCATCATCACCAAAAACCGGTTGAAATCCGGTAGTTGCTGAATAAGGAATTTTTTGACCGTTTATAGATACTTCATGTTCTGTTACGATTGCTTTGTCAGCAAATTCGGGTAATTGAACCTGTGCAAATAGTAGGCTTGAAGAAAATAGAAAAACGAAGAGCAGGTAAATTCTGGAGTATTTCATAGTTAGTACAAGTTTTTCTTAAATGTAGCGTAGCGGAGTAATTTTTTCAGGAGGGGTTACAAACTTTAAAGCAATCTTTCGCAAATGCCGATATTCATTCACGAGTGGAGCGAAGTGATCCCAGTTTTATTGCATCGAAATACTGGGACTGCTTCACTCCGTTCGCAGACGAGATTTAATTCCTAGAAGTTCTAATTCTTTAAACCTATCCAAAAACTCATCATCCAGATTCATATAAGAATATTCATATCGATAAGGTCGGTCGGTTCTTAATTTTGAGAAAAGAGTGGCTTTATCTTCTCGGTTCATCAAATCTCTAAGAATGGCATCATATTCCCTAATGGGATGTAATCGGCTTAATAACTGACCAAGCGAATACTTAAGATGCGCTAGTTCTATATTCTTAGCTTGGGATAGAAGATCGTTAGTGGGCATATCAAGATGAAAAAAACGGCAAAGCTTTTCACAAACCAACCTGCTGGCATTTAGTTTAGCTTGTTCTGAATACCCAGCAATATGGGGTGTGGCTATGAAGGCTTGTTTAGCCAATTTGGGATCAAAATCCGGTTCATTTTCCCAGACATCGATTACACAATCATCAACAGTACCAGTATCTATTGCTTGTTTTAGAGCCGACTCATCGATTACACCTCCTCGTGAAGCATTGATAATGAGTTTGAATTGATTCTCAACTAGCTTCACTTTATCAAGCCAGTGAAAAGTAGAATACTCCCCGGAATGGATTAGAGGAACATGAAAGCTAAGTACATCACATCTTAGTACTTCTTCTAAGGAACATGAAGTAAACTCAGGGTCTATTTTCTCTCTCGGAGGATCATATAAATAAAAACTGGCCTCAAATTTCTCTAGCAAATTGGAAACAGCCGTTCCGGTTTTACCTGCTCCAATAATTCCAAATGAAAGGTCACTTAGTTCTACCTGTTTTTCAACACCCCATAGTAATAATGAGGTTAAAACATATTCGGCTACAGCTGAGGCATTACATCCTTTGGCATCACTAAAATGGACACCCTTAGACAAAAGATATTCGATATCAACATGATCACTTCCAGAAGATCCTGTACCTACAAGTTTGAGGGTAGAAGGTAACTTCGGGAAATTATGCTCATTAAGCTTAGTAACAGTTCGGATTAGAAGAGCATCAAATCCTGTTAAGTCCGGAGTTTTATGCTGTGGATTATAGAAAGTAAGCTCCGCCTCTTTAGGGATAAAAAGGCTTATTTTATGGAGGTTTTGATCGGTAAGTACTTTGATCAAAGAAATTGGGCTTAAAATGAGAAAATAAAGCGAATTTGACCTATTTTCGGTCATGAGTTCCAAGTATAACATAGTTTCCCTAATTCGCAAAAAGAGGCAAGGTGAGTCTTTAACAAGTGATGAGATTCATTATCTCGTTCATGCATATACTGATCACACCATTCAGGATTATCAAATGAGCGCCTTTCTTATGGCTGCATTTCTGAAAGGGCTGAACATGGAAGAGTCGGCTGCACTTACTGATTCTATGCTTGAATCAGGTATTGTTGTCGACTTATCGGATATCCCCGGAGTTAAAGTTGACAAACATTCTACCGGTGGGGTAGGAGATAAACTTTCTTTGATATTGGCTCCCGTAGTTGCCAGCGCAGGAGTGCCTGTTCCAATGATATCTGGCAGAGGACTGGGGCACACTGGTGGAACCCTTGATAAGTTGGAATCTATTCCTGGTTTCTACACCGATATGGATCTGAAGAGATACC contains these protein-coding regions:
- a CDS encoding 4-phosphoerythronate dehydrogenase, which translates into the protein MLYLELMTENRSNSLYFLILSPISLIKVLTDQNLHKISLFIPKEAELTFYNPQHKTPDLTGFDALLIRTVTKLNEHNFPKLPSTLKLVGTGSSGSDHVDIEYLLSKGVHFSDAKGCNASAVAEYVLTSLLLWGVEKQVELSDLSFGIIGAGKTGTAVSNLLEKFEASFYLYDPPREKIDPEFTSCSLEEVLRCDVLSFHVPLIHSGEYSTFHWLDKVKLVENQFKLIINASRGGVIDESALKQAIDTGTVDDCVIDVWENEPDFDPKLAKQAFIATPHIAGYSEQAKLNASRLVCEKLCRFFHLDMPTNDLLSQAKNIELAHLKYSLGQLLSRLHPIREYDAILRDLMNREDKATLFSKLRTDRPYRYEYSYMNLDDEFLDRFKELELLGIKSRLRTE